One part of the Oncorhynchus clarkii lewisi isolate Uvic-CL-2024 chromosome 7, UVic_Ocla_1.0, whole genome shotgun sequence genome encodes these proteins:
- the LOC139414203 gene encoding calcium/calmodulin-dependent protein kinase II inhibitor 2-like, with the protein MSEVLQDEMSHYGNEDDEGHLSFTCRLQDTNNFFSGSQGGKRPPKLGQIGRSKRVVEDESGVDEAQKNGTEKTQTEA; encoded by the exons ATGTCGGAAGTACTACAAGACGAAATGAGTCATTATGGAAATGAGGACGATGAGGGACACCTTTCCTTCACCTGTCGCCTCCAAGACACCAACAACTTCTTCAGCGGCTCGCAGGGGGGCAAACGCCCGCCCAAACTTGGACAGATAGGCAGAAGCAAACGAG TCGTCGAGGATGAGAGCGGCGTTGACGAGGCGCAGAAAAACGGGACAGAGAAAACACAGACGGAGGCTTaa